A stretch of Cicer arietinum cultivar CDC Frontier isolate Library 1 chromosome 5, Cicar.CDCFrontier_v2.0, whole genome shotgun sequence DNA encodes these proteins:
- the LOC101493643 gene encoding psbQ-like protein 3, chloroplastic: MELRTFTLQPTHLFPTFTCCVKPYNFQHSHKNDFSLKISRRNLGLIIFSRECIIRTENANAFEFGLVAPDQTVEEAQNVVRVHAQDLLQVRNLLESESWKIAQKVLRRSSALLKKDIYTIIQSKPGSERPQLRKLYSTLFNNVTRLDYAARDKDGPEVWQRYEIIVAAVNDILSRI, encoded by the exons ATGGAGTTAAGAACATTTACCTTACAACCGACACACTTGTTTCCAACATTCACATGTTGTGTCAAACCTTATAATTTCCAGCATTCACATAAGAATGATTTTTCACTGAAAATCAGTAGAAGAAATTTGGGGTTGATTATTTTTAGTAGAGAGTGTATAATTAGGACAGAGAATGCAAATGCATTTGAGTTTGGACTTGTGGCACCTGATCAAACAGTTGAAGAGGCACAAAATGTTGTTAGGGttcatgcacaagatttattgcAAGTTAGAAATTTGTTAGAGTCAGAGTCATGGAAAATAGCACAAAAAGTATTGAGAAGAAGCTCAGCACTGTTGAAGAAGGATATCTACACTATAATTCAAAGCAAGCCTGGAAGTGAAAGGCCACAATTAAGGAAGCTCTATTCTACTCTCTTCAACAATGTTACTAGA CTAGATTATGCAGCAAGGGATAAAGATGGACCTGAAGTATGGCAGCGTTATGAGATCATTGTTGCGGCTGTTAATGACATTCTATcaagaatataa
- the LOC101494176 gene encoding cysteine-rich receptor-like protein kinase 3, with protein MSFFYLVLTLYINRQFPSCETNFKTNDNNMRRQQFNLLITSLLLCSWSFVVTQADPETHLINKGCSQYNATNLSNFYQNLNTTLSDLKSQVGNKNKHFATAQLARGENPVYALFQCRNYLSNSDCSACFQVAAAQIRNCSAGSNGARVIYDGCFLRYESSGFFDETTQLGNGVICGNETVNGATALTSAAQQALRDLQTATPKIPGYYAATKTPFGGNSIYAIAQCAETVTESGCLDCLKVGFNNINNCFPDADGRAFDAGCYIRYSEESFFADNQTIDITPFLNQGGSSKKRAIIGGVVGGVAFVVILLALLFVWLRLNKKPKRLPIGDILGATELKGPVIYRYKDLKSATKNFNDENKLGEGGFGDVYKGTLKNGKIVAVKKLILDHYGKMDGQFESEVKLISNVHHRNLVRLLGFCSKGQERILVYEYMANKSLDRFLFGEKTGSLNWIQRYDIILGTARGLAYLHEDFYVCIIHRDIKTSNILLDDDLQPRIADFGLARLLPEDQTHLSTRFAGTLGYTAPEYAIHGQLSVKADTYSFGVVVLEIISGQKSSELRDDPDGEFLLQRAWKLYEGERHLELVDKTLNSSDYDAEEVKKVIEIALCCTQASAATRPTMSEIVVLLKSKNLVEHIRPSMPVFVDSNLRPRTNNSTLAASSTSNATASPSVLSAR; from the exons atgaGCTTCTTTTATTTGGTATTAACTTTATATATAAACAGACAATTTCCTTCATGTGAGACCAACTTCAAGACTAACGACAACAACATGCGACGACAACAATTTAACCTCTTGATTACTTCCTTGTTGTTATGTTCATGGAGCTTTGTTGTGACACAAGCTGACcctgaaacacatttaatcAACAAAGGTTGTAGTCAATACAACGCGACCAACTTGTCCAATTTCTACCAAAATCTAAACACAACTTTGTCAGACTTGAAATCACAGGTGGGGAATAAAAACAAGCATTTTGCAACGGCACAATTAGCCAGGGGAGAAAACCCTGTTTATGCTCTGTTTCAGTGTAGGAATTATCTCTCCAATTCTGATTGCTCCGCCTGTTTCCAAGTCGCCGCCGCACAAATTCGTAATTGCTCCGCTGGTTCCAACGGTGCTCGTGTCATTTATGATGGTTGCTTCCTTAG GTATGAGAGCAGTGGCTTCTTCGACGAAACAACTCAGCTTGGCAACGGTGTGATATGTGGAAATGAGACAGTAAATGGAGCCACTGCTCTTACTTCAGCTGCACAACAAGCTCTTCGTGATCTACAAACAGCAACACCCAAAATTCCTGGTTATTATGCAGCTACAAAGACACCATTTGGAGGAAATTCAATCTATGCCATTGCACAATGTGCTGAAACAGTCACTGAAAGTGGTTGTTTGGATTGCTTGAAAGTTGGATtcaacaatataaataattgttttcCTGATGCAGATGGTAGGGCTTTTGATGCAGGCTGTTATATCAGATACTCTGAGGAATCTTTCTTTGCTGATAACCAGACTATTGATATCACACCCTTCTTAAACCAAG GAGGTTCAAGTAAGAAGAGGGCCATTATTGGTGGTGTTGTAGGAGGTGTAGCCTTTGTTGTGATCCTCCTTGCACTACTATTTGTTTGGCTTAGGCTCAACAAGAAACCCAAGAGACTTCCTATAG GTGACATATTGGGAGCAACTGAGTTGAAAGGTCCAGTTATTTACAGATATAAAGATTTGAAGTCTGCTACAAAAAATTttaatgatgaaaataaattgGGAGAAGGAGGTTTTGGAGATGTATACAAG GGAACTCTGAAAAATGGTAAAATAGTTGCTGTCAAGAAATTGATATTAGACCATTATGGCAAGATGGATGGACAATTTGAAAGTGAAGTGAAGCTCATAAGTAATGTTCATCACCGGAATCTTGTTCGACTTCTCGGATTTTGCAGTAAAGGCCAAGAAAGAATCCTTGTTTATGAATACATGGCAAACAAAAGCCTTGACAGATTCTTATTTG GTGAAAAAACGGGTTCCCTCAATTGGATTCAAAGGTATGATATAATTTTAGGCACAGCAAGGGGATTGGCCTATTTGCATGAAGATTTCTATGTTTGCATCATACATAGGGATATAAAGACTAGCAATATTCTCTTGGATGACGATCTTCAACCTAGAATTGCTGATTTTGGTTTGGCAAGACTTCTGCCAGAAGATCAAACTCATCTTAGCACAAGATTTGCAGGAACATT GGGATACACTGCACCAGAATATGCTATCCATGGTCAGTTATCAGTGAAGGCTGATACCTACAGTTTTGGTGTAGTAGTCCTAGAAATCATAAGTGGCCAAAAGAGCAGCGAGTTGCGAGATGACCCTGATGGTGAATTCCTCCTTCAAAGG GCATGGAAACTATACGAGGGAGAAAGGCACTTGGAGTTGGTTGACAAGACATTAAACTCAAGTGACTATGATGCAGAAGAAGTGAAGAAAGTTATAGAGATTGCTTTGTGTTGCACTCAAGCATCAGCTGCAACAAGACCAACTATGTCTGAAATAGTAGTTCTACTCAAAAGCAAGAACTTGGTGGAGCATATAAGGCCATCCATGCCTGTCTTTGTTGATTCTAACTTGAGGCCAAGGACAAACAATTCTACCTTAGCTGCTTCCTCTACATCTAATGCTACTGCTTCTCCTTCTGTATTATCAGCTagatga
- the LOC101493322 gene encoding deoxyuridine 5'-triphosphate nucleotidohydrolase-like has protein sequence MSTVNGTVAHIFLRVKKLSDKAVLPSRASPLSAGYDLSCAAATHVPARGKALIPTDLSIAIPEGTYARIAPRSGLAWKHSIDVGAGVIDADYRGPVGVILFNHSDVDFEVKVGDRIAQLIIEKIITPEVSEVQDLDSTLRGEGGFGSTGV, from the exons ATGTCTACCGTAAACGGCACCGTTGCACACATTTTTCTCCGAGTCAAGAAGCTCTCCGACAAAGCCGTTCTGCCTTCAAGGGCTTCCCCTCTCTCCGCTGGTTACGATCTTTCCTGCGCCGCCGCTACTCACGTTCCGGCGCGAGGCAAGGCTCTTATTCCCACCGATCTCTCCATCGCCATCCCTGAAGGAACCTATGCCCGGATTG CACCGAGATCGGGGTTAGCTTGGAAGCATTCAATTGATGTGGGTGCTGGAGTGATTGATGCTGATTACAGAGGTCCTGTTGGTGTTATACTGTTCAATCATTCAGATGTTGATTTTGAAGTAAAAGTTGGTGATAGGATTGCTCAGTTGATTATTGAGAAGATTATCACTCCTGAGGTTTCTGAGGTTCAGGATTTGGATTCCACTCTTAGAGGGGAAGGTGGTTTTGGATCAACTGGGGTTTAA